Proteins from a single region of Ziziphus jujuba cultivar Dongzao chromosome 1, ASM3175591v1:
- the LOC107435571 gene encoding ankyrin repeat-containing protein BDA1-like translates to MEIRPYEDDIAALFEASQRGCISTLNTLVERDPLILDKLSLTSLTETPLHISALLGHLAFTQILLTLRPKLATELDIFKRTPLHLAAAKGYKEIVQELLRVNHHLCNLRDQDGRAPLHYAVMKGRVGAVESLICGCPESILMPVDGEETVLHLCVKYNQLECLKLLVQSQSDNSEFLNQKDEVAGNTILHLAAMFKQIETVRFFAYNTKSGRSSKFLESQWFYSLRRYRA, encoded by the exons ATGGAAATTAGACCGTATGAAGATGATATAGCAGCACTATTTGAGGCATCACAGAGGGGTTGTATTTCCACTTTGAACACACTGGTTGAAAGAGATCCTCTCATTCTTGATAAGCTTTCACTCACCTCCCTCACAGAAACTCCATTGCATATCTCAGCCTTGCTTGGCCACCTTGCTTTCACTCAAATCCTTCTCACTCTCAGACCAAAACTTGCTACCGAATTGGACATCTTCAAACGCACACCCCTTCACTTAGCAGCCGCCAAGGGTTACAAAGAAATTGTCCAAGAATTATTGAGGGTGAATCACCATTTATGCAATTTGAGAGACCAGGATGGCAGGGCTCCTCTGCATTATGCAGTGATGAAAGGACGGGTTGGTGCAGTGGAAAGTCTCATCTGTGGTTGTCCTGAATCGATTCTGATGCCCGTGGACGGAGAAGAAACGGTTCTGCATTTGTGTGTTAAATATAACCAGCTGGAATGTCTCAAGCTTTTGGTTCAATCACAGAGTGACAATTCAGAGTTTCTCAACCAAAAAGATGAGGTTGCTGGAAACACAATCTTGCATTTAGCTGCAATGTTCAAGCAAATCGAG ACTGTAAGATTCTTTGCTTACAATACCAAGAGTGGCAGAAGCAGCAAATTCCTTGAATCGCAGTGGTTTTACAGCCTTAGACGTTATAGAGCATAG